The nucleotide sequence CATGAGCAGAGAGGTCACGGAACGGGTAATGGTTTGCGGTGTATCGAATGCCTCTTCTTCAAAGACGAAGTCTCCTTCTCCCCATGAAATCAGGGTGAATACTGCGTCTTCACCGGTAAAATGCTCCACGTCCGCATGGATGATTTCGCCATCCTTGATGTAGATGTGTCCATCTTCACCGGTGTTTTTGGTCAGCACGAAGCGACCGCTCTGTTTTGAGTTGGACACCAACTGCATGATGTCGGCCAGATTAATTGATTGTAGTGAACCCTTCAAACTCATATTCTTTGTCTCTTTCTCCGGTTGTTTGAAAGATAGAATGATATATGGGTTGGGTACCGTTTGTCAAGGAAGATGAATGAAAAGTTGAAGAGAGGTGACAGGTGGCAGTCGGGAACGTAGAGGCGGTTCGCGAACCGCCCCTTTTGGAACTTCTTCCCTTTTCAACTCTTCAACTTTCCAACTCTCCAACTTTTTTTTAAAGGGGCCTGGAGTCGAGTTGGTCGCGCTGGTATTTGATCTTGGCGGTGGTGGTCAAGCGCACCATTTGCCACAGCAGGATGGGATGGGGGGTATCGCTGAAATAGCTCAAATCCACCTGGAACGCGCCCTTAAACGATCGGCCCCCTCCGGCCGCCGAAAA is from Candidatus Aminicenantes bacterium and encodes:
- a CDS encoding DUF4388 domain-containing protein, with translation MSLKGSLQSINLADIMQLVSNSKQSGRFVLTKNTGEDGHIYIKDGEIIHADVEHFTGEDAVFTLISWGEGDFVFEEEAFDTPQTITRSVTSLLMEAARRIDEWKLLRKKIGSIDAVPAFSEIDREERRKISLSTLEWMVVAKIDGHRSIAQISNETGINIFDASRIIFGMLASKLLTLK